Part of the Desulfobulbaceae bacterium genome is shown below.
TTCCCGCGTCAAGGGGCTGGAATACTCCGAAGTGTTCTGGAAGGTCTTGCCATCGACGATATTCTCACCATGGTCAATGAGGATCTCTATTTTTATCGTGAGGCGCTGGAAGAGCTCAAAGAGATGACTGTCCGCCACCTCCGGGAACAGGGAGAATCGGACATCCAAGGATTAAAGGCCCTTACCGGCATGACTCGGAAATTTCTTATCCCAGTATTGGAACACTTTGACGAGACCGGCGTCACCCACCGGCTGGACGACACCACCCGGACGCTACGAGCCCGGTTTCGGACTGAGGGGAGATATGAATCAGCAGGTATCGACTGGTTAGAACAGAGCAAACATCAATAACCAATGCTGGGGGAGGAAAAAATGCCGACATGGAAACTCAAATCTGAGGATGAGACTCTTTTCTTCCACCTTTGCCAGTCCTGCAACGAGAAGTCAGCAGATTATTTTGCTAAAGCAGGCTGGCAGAAAATCAGAGACGGTGAGCCAGTTTCTTGCAACGAGTGCACTCAAAAGTGCTTTCTGACAGCCAAAGGCTTGTGGGGAGCAGAAGACAGCGTCAGATACACGGTCTGCGCTGCCTGCCTGGATTATGAACTATGTCCCCTCAAGGGCCGCCATTACTGTTAACTAACTTATTCTTCCCGATAGAGGGAGCAACTGTTCTAAGCCAATCACCAATTGGTCATTTAATAAAAACCAACATAAGAGGACAACACAATGAAAGTACAGCGAAACATCCTAACCATTTTTTCTCTCATAGCTCTGCTTCTAATTACTGCGATGGCAAATGCTGATGACACATTCCCGGTTCTCAACACGACGGAGCTTAAGCAGCTTCTTGATCAAAAGGGGAGCGAGATTACTGTCGTTGACGCTCGCAATGCCGAGGAATACCAAGAAGTGCACATCAAAGGCGCCATCAATATCCCGGAGAAGATATTCGCCGAAAACGTTGGCCTGTTACCTACTGACAAGACTCGACAGATTGTTCTCTACTGTAATGGCATCAAATGCGGAAAAAGTAAAAAGGCAGCGAAGAAAGCCTCAGACATGGGCTACACCAATATCCAAGTTTACGCCGAGGGCATGCCTGTCTGGGAGGAGAAGGGCCTCCCCATCTACGCCGGCCCTGATTATGAAAAGAAGATAGAAACCACAAAGATTGTCCCAAAGGATCTACAGGCCCTTATGCAAAGCAAGGCGGCTGAGGTCACCGTTGTCGATGTTCGCGATCTTTCGGAGTTCCAGGAAGGACATATCCCTGGGGCCATCAACATCCCGGTGGCAGAATTTGCCTCTCAGTCAGGTCAACTCGATAAAAAAAATACCATTATCGTTAGCTGTAACTCTGGAGGCCGAAGCTACAACGCTTATCGAAAGCTCATGAAACTTGGCTATGAGAAAATCGGCCAGGCGATTTTCCAAGATTGGAAGGATCAAGGTCTGCCGGTGGAAACTGCCGCCCAGTGATGGACATCACGTCCATTAAGTGGAACGAGCTCGCATCGACGCACCTCACCATCGGAGAGGCTTACCCTATTAAAATTTCATAAAAATAAACTAACCAATAACAAGGAGAAACTATGCAAGACTTTGAGGTAAAGGCCTATCCAGAGATGTGGCATGAATTGAACATGGATGTCGAACGTTTTGACAAGGCCCGGCAGATGCTGGGCGGCGCCTACACTA
Proteins encoded:
- a CDS encoding rhodanese-like domain-containing protein — its product is MKVQRNILTIFSLIALLLITAMANADDTFPVLNTTELKQLLDQKGSEITVVDARNAEEYQEVHIKGAINIPEKIFAENVGLLPTDKTRQIVLYCNGIKCGKSKKAAKKASDMGYTNIQVYAEGMPVWEEKGLPIYAGPDYEKKIETTKIVPKDLQALMQSKAAEVTVVDVRDLSEFQEGHIPGAINIPVAEFASQSGQLDKKNTIIVSCNSGGRSYNAYRKLMKLGYEKIGQAIFQDWKDQGLPVETAAQ